In a single window of the Elaeis guineensis isolate ETL-2024a chromosome 4, EG11, whole genome shotgun sequence genome:
- the LOC105042466 gene encoding zinc finger BED domain-containing protein RICESLEEPER 2-like yields the protein MASPFQSNEIISSTPTSIPLNESHEATQRRPIDLSILQDDDRPSNDSDQLGSLPEYEGPRDEDCITNKKRRKTSVVWNDFHEIDVAGGGKKAVCNYCKEKLATGGRGANTSHLKRHFQSCLQKRLHMAWQKKQTTIPFHPSNSGINPFVTPGAKYSNEKMREIIASAIMVHKHPFSIVEDEIWMWGFQYANPEFQKISRKIARADCLTIYEVEKKKLKALLKSMNKISITTDMWKSSHQVAEYMVITGHFIDGGWSLQKRVLSFEKVPAPRRGVDVADAIFTCLKAWRIENKVFLVFVDNASYNDSCIRNLKENLSLCNKLVLDGELFHVRCCAHILNLLVQDGLGKIKNVIHNIRESVKYINHSDSRLKAFCDVVEQKRLKERKLIIDCPTRWNSTFEILSSALKFKIAFSAYKEREPHYDYAPSPEDWEKVEKVYQLLEVFSLATHIISSSEYPTANLYLAEVYRVKEVIDAAARDWDFFIKEMAKPMKEKFDKYWGKCNETEAEKNVNKVHTALQVLYDEYVNLSREKPSSCEVNTDGSNSLSTAVSKSSFTTEFDQIMSIVHEKEAVPPLKSELESYLEEGVYISDSSSNSSFSALEWWRNNSLKYKILSKMAADILAIPISTVALESTFSAGGRIIDEYRAKLNEESVEALICGEDWLRNKYGLKRKQKESEQEEITLRI from the exons ATGGCTTCTCCATTTCAAAGCAATGAAATAATTTCATCTACTCCTACTTCTATTCCTTTAAATGAATCTCATGAGGCCACTCAACGTAGACCAATAGATTTAAGTATACTTCAAGATGATGACAGACCTAGCAATGACAGTGATCAATTAGGTTCTCTCCCAGAATATGAAGGGCCAAGAGATGAGGATTGTATTACTAATAAGAAGAGGCGAAAAACATCAGTTGTTTGGAATGACTTTCATGAAATTGATGTCGCTGGAGGTGGAAAGAAAGCCGTATGCAACTATTGTAAAGAAAAACTAGCTACTGGTGGGAGGGGGGCTAACACAAGCCATCTTAAAAGGCATTTCCAGAGTTGCTTGCAAAAGAGGTTGCACATGGCTTGGCAAAAGAAGCAAACCACCATTCCATTTCATCCTTCCAATTCAGGTATTAATCCTTTTGTTACTCCTGGTGCTAAGTATTCTAATGAAAAAATGAGAGAAATTATTGCTTCTGCTATAATGGTACATAAGCATCCTTTTAGTATTGTTGAGGATGAGATTTGGATGTGGGGTTTCCAATATGCAAATcctgaatttcaaaaaatttccCGTAAAATAGCAAGGGCTGATTGTTTAACAATCTACGaggttgagaaaaaaaaattgaaggctTTGTTGAAGAGTATGAACAAAATTAGTATAACTACAGATATGTGGAAATCAAGTCACCAAGTAGCTGAATACATGGTTATTACTGGCCATTTTATTGATGGGGGATGGAGTCTTCAAAAGAGAGTTTTGAGTTTTGAGAAAGTTCCTGCTCCAAGGCGTGGAGTTGATGTGGCTGATGCAATTTTTACGTGTTTGAAAGCATGGAGAATTGAAAATAAAGTGTTTTTAGTTTTTGTTGATAATGCATCTTATAATGACTCATGCATAAGAAATCTCAAGGAAAACTTATCACTGTGCAACAAGTTAGTTCTTGATGGAGAGTTGTTTCATGTCAGATGCTGTGCACACATACTAAATTTGTTGGTGCAGGATGGCCTTGGTAAGATTAAAAATGTCATTCACAACATTCGTGAGAGTGTGAAGTATATTAatcactctgattcaaggttgaAGGCTTTTTGTGATGTTGTTGAACAAAAGCGATTAAAAGAAAGAAAGTTAATTATTGATTGTCCGACAAGATGGAATTCCACATTTGAGATATTATCTTCTGCTTTAAAATTCAAGATTGCATTTTCAGCTTATAAGGAAAGAGAGCCACATTATGATTATGCACCCTCACCTGAGGATTGGGAAAAGGTTGAGAAGGTTTACCAACTTTTAGAAGTTTTTAGTCTAGCTACTCATATCATCTCAAGCAGTGAATATCCTACTGCTAATTTGTATCTTGCTGAGGTTTATAGGGTGAAAGAGGTAATTGATGCTGCAGCAAGGGATTGGGACTTCTTTATAAAAGAAATGGCAAAGCCAATGAAggaaaaatttgataaatattgGGGAAAATGTAATG AAACTGAGGCTGAAAAGAATGTGAACAAAGTGCACACGGCATTACAAGTATTATATGATGAGTATGTGAATTTGAGTAGGGAAAAGCCATCCTCTTGTGAAGTAAATACTGATGGCAGCAACTCCTTATCTACTGCTGTATCTAAATCTTCATTTACCactgaatttgatcaaattatgagCATTGTGCATGAAAAGGAAGCAGTTCCCCCACTGAAATCAGAGTTAGAATCTTATCTTGAGGAGGGTGTTtatatttctgatagtagttctAACTCCTCTTTTAGTGCTTTGGAGTGGTGGAGGAACAACAGCTTGAAATATAAGATCTTATCAAAAATGGCAGCTGATATACTAGCTATTCCAATCTCAACAGTGGCATTAGAGTCCACATTCAGTGCTGGAGGAAGAATTATAGATGAATATCGTGCTAAATTGAATGAAGAATCTGTTGAAGCACTCATTTGTGGTGAGGATTGGCTCCGCAATAAATATGGTTTGAAGAGAAAGCAAAAG GAGTCTGAACAAGAAGAGATCACCTTGAGGATTTGA